A single region of the Verrucomicrobiia bacterium genome encodes:
- a CDS encoding aldo/keto reductase, protein MTASEPRVLGKTGLRLPRIVFGTSCLGNLFQVIQDDTRHAIVSEVVRHSIPAVFDSAGKYGAGLALEVLGDSLRKLHVPPARVLISNKLGWYRVPLREGQPTFEPGVWADLRHDAELRISYEGIIQCFEQGCALIGPGYTSRMVSVHDPDQFLDGAKTPWERTQRFKSLVDAYRALFELKAKGNVDAVGIGSKNWRVIREVSERVDLDWVMLACSLTLFSHPRELLDFVSHLHSRGVGVINSAVFHSGFLTGGAWFDYRKPSLHDDSHLYVWRDSFFRVCRRFGVRPADACVQFGLALPGVIAVALNTGKPERIKDNIQTATQEIPSRFWRTLKEEGLVDRDYPFASF, encoded by the coding sequence ATGACCGCGTCCGAACCGAGAGTTCTCGGAAAAACAGGATTGCGTCTTCCGCGTATTGTTTTTGGTACCAGCTGCCTGGGAAATCTCTTTCAAGTGATCCAGGATGATACCAGACATGCGATTGTCAGTGAGGTGGTCCGGCACTCCATCCCTGCCGTTTTTGACTCCGCTGGAAAGTATGGCGCCGGTCTCGCCCTTGAAGTGCTCGGAGATTCGCTGAGAAAGTTGCACGTTCCCCCAGCACGGGTGCTGATCAGCAACAAGCTTGGCTGGTACCGCGTTCCACTTAGAGAAGGGCAGCCCACCTTTGAACCAGGCGTGTGGGCGGACCTCAGGCACGACGCCGAACTGCGGATCAGCTATGAAGGTATCATTCAATGCTTTGAACAGGGGTGTGCGCTAATCGGACCCGGCTACACATCCCGGATGGTTTCAGTTCACGATCCAGATCAGTTTCTCGACGGCGCAAAGACCCCTTGGGAACGAACCCAACGATTCAAAAGTCTGGTTGATGCGTATCGCGCACTATTCGAGTTGAAGGCAAAGGGAAATGTCGATGCCGTCGGTATTGGTTCCAAAAACTGGCGCGTCATTCGCGAGGTATCCGAACGGGTAGATCTCGATTGGGTGATGCTGGCTTGCAGCCTCACTCTTTTTTCGCACCCCCGCGAGCTGTTGGATTTTGTGTCACACCTCCATTCGCGAGGAGTAGGAGTTATCAACTCAGCGGTATTCCACAGTGGATTCTTAACCGGCGGTGCGTGGTTCGATTATCGCAAACCCAGCCTTCATGACGACTCCCACTTATATGTTTGGCGTGACAGTTTTTTCCGGGTTTGCAGAAGGTTTGGCGTTCGCCCCGCAGATGCGTGTGTGCAATTTGGCTTGGCACTGCCGGGTGTAATTGCAGTGGCCCTCAACACCGGAAAGCCGGAGCGCATTAAAGATAATATTCAAACGGCCACACAGGAGATTCCTTCCCGCTTCTGGCGGACCTTGAAGGAAGAGGGGTTGGTAGACAGAGATTATCCCTTCGCTTCGTTTTGA
- a CDS encoding zinc-binding alcohol dehydrogenase family protein, producing MKALVISEPGRTGYVEIPQPKLARGEVLLQVKRLGFCGSDLNAFRGVNPLVTYPRIPGHEVAGLIAEVGTEVPATFKVGQSTTVLPYSSCGACVPCKAGRVNSCRNNETLGVQRDGAFTEFIAVPWQSLVGSERLTLAEHALVEPLSVGFHAVERGCVNRCDTVTVFGCGMIGLGAISGAAGVAGARVIAVDIDDSKLELARTAGAVETINSRIENLPERLQALTGREGPNVVIEAVGSPETFRAAVDEVSFAGRVVYIGYAKEPVTYQTKAFVMKELDIRGSRNATIKDFADVIKVLESQGYPVNETITRSVPFAEAGDALAKWRDNPSLVTKLHVVL from the coding sequence ATGAAGGCCCTCGTGATTTCGGAGCCGGGCAGAACCGGCTATGTGGAGATTCCCCAACCAAAGCTGGCCCGCGGGGAGGTGCTGTTACAGGTTAAGAGATTGGGCTTTTGTGGATCGGACCTCAATGCCTTCCGTGGTGTCAACCCATTGGTGACCTATCCACGCATTCCAGGCCATGAAGTCGCCGGCCTGATCGCTGAAGTGGGAACGGAGGTTCCCGCTACATTCAAAGTTGGTCAATCAACTACTGTTTTGCCCTACAGCAGTTGCGGAGCATGCGTTCCGTGCAAAGCCGGGCGGGTAAACTCCTGCAGGAATAATGAAACCCTCGGCGTCCAAAGAGACGGAGCGTTCACCGAATTTATCGCCGTGCCCTGGCAGAGTTTAGTCGGTTCTGAGCGGCTTACACTTGCCGAACACGCTCTTGTCGAGCCGTTGAGTGTGGGCTTTCACGCTGTAGAACGCGGATGTGTAAACCGTTGCGATACCGTGACGGTCTTTGGCTGTGGCATGATCGGTCTTGGCGCCATCAGCGGCGCAGCAGGGGTGGCTGGCGCCCGGGTCATCGCAGTCGATATCGATGACTCCAAACTCGAATTGGCCAGAACGGCAGGTGCGGTTGAGACAATCAATTCCCGGATTGAGAATCTGCCGGAAAGGCTTCAGGCGTTAACCGGCCGGGAAGGTCCCAATGTTGTGATTGAAGCAGTCGGATCGCCCGAAACGTTCCGGGCAGCCGTCGATGAAGTCTCCTTTGCAGGCCGCGTCGTTTATATTGGTTATGCGAAGGAACCTGTCACCTATCAAACAAAGGCTTTTGTGATGAAGGAACTCGATATTCGGGGTTCTCGAAATGCGACCATCAAGGACTTTGCCGACGTGATCAAAGTTCTCGAATCCCAGGGCTATCCTGTAAATGAGACCATCACCCGTTCTGTCCCTTTTGCTGAGGCGGGCGATGCGCTTGCAAAGTGGAGGGACAATCCGAGCCTTGTAACGAAGCTTCACGTCGTGTTATAG
- a CDS encoding amidohydrolase family protein, whose product MRIDSHQHFWRYNSTEYEWIGDDKKPIQRDFLPEHLLAEIAAVKLDGVISVQARQTREETQWLLDLATRYHFIKGVVGWADLVSTRIDSELEIIAAHPKLKAIRHVVQCEPEGFLLRADFNRGIRELRKYDLVYDILIFSRHLPNAITLVDAHPNQIFVLNHLAKPSIAKSDFELWDKHLRDLAKRPNVYCKVSGMVTEGDFGDQAEIQLRSFFDVAAEAFGPKRLLFGSDWPVCLLACSYPRWHGIVSNWVDGFTSTEKSRIFGETATEVYRL is encoded by the coding sequence ATGAGGATCGATTCTCACCAACATTTCTGGCGGTACAATTCCACCGAATACGAGTGGATAGGGGACGACAAGAAGCCGATCCAACGGGACTTCTTACCGGAGCATCTGCTTGCCGAAATTGCGGCCGTGAAATTGGATGGCGTGATTTCGGTCCAGGCGCGGCAAACTCGCGAAGAGACGCAGTGGTTACTCGATCTTGCGACACGGTACCATTTCATCAAAGGCGTTGTGGGCTGGGCCGATTTGGTTTCGACCCGGATTGATTCTGAATTGGAGATCATTGCCGCGCATCCCAAGCTGAAAGCGATCCGTCACGTCGTTCAGTGCGAACCGGAGGGGTTTCTTCTGCGTGCGGATTTCAATCGCGGTATCCGCGAACTTAGGAAGTACGACCTGGTCTACGATATTCTGATCTTCTCCCGCCACCTTCCAAACGCCATCACGCTTGTCGATGCGCATCCGAATCAAATCTTCGTGCTTAACCACCTGGCTAAGCCCTCTATCGCGAAAAGTGATTTCGAGCTTTGGGACAAACATCTGCGCGATCTGGCAAAGCGGCCAAACGTGTATTGCAAAGTCTCAGGAATGGTAACCGAAGGAGATTTCGGAGATCAGGCAGAAATCCAGCTTCGATCTTTTTTCGATGTGGCTGCGGAAGCATTCGGGCCAAAGCGATTGTTGTTTGGATCCGATTGGCCTGTCTGCCTCCTGGCGTGCAGTTATCCTCGTTGGCACGGGATTGTCTCGAACTGGGTCGATGGGTTCACGAGCACTGAAAAAAGCCGCATTTTTGGCGAGACGGCGACGGAGGTCTACCGATTATGA